The Wansuia hejianensis genomic interval CGAACAGATGGAAGGGGCAGCGGACTTACTGAGGTACTGGAACGGGGCGTTGGTGTCAGACATTATTTTGGCCGTCATATGTGTGGCAACTCTTGCTGAGATCGTTACGACTATTTATAAAACACTCCGTTATGGAGAAGACCATTGATCAGAAATCTCTATAGGAATATTAAATTCCGGGATTCCGGTAGAATACGGGGCGATATCATATTGCTGAAAATAGATGACGCAGCTGTCCGGCTTTAAATAAAAATTATCCACATGGAAGGTCTGAAGCAGCAGGGACTTATAATTTTCAAAGTAGGAACCGGGAGACGAGTATATTCTTTCTTCAATTTGCCTGACGATGGATTGCTGGAGACGATAGAGCGTGGCAGGAGTAAAAGGATAGAAATCTGCCAGGCGCATTCGGGTGCCGGATTTAAAATTCCAGGTATCTGAGGTGCGTTTCGTTTCACCGTGAGCTCCGCCCATATATGTATAGGCGTCCATGAAAAGGCTGACGAGACATCCCTCGTTATAGGTGATTTGATAATCCATGTCGAATGTATAGCTGTTGAAAGCGCTGCCAGGCTGCATATATTTAGCGCTTTCCGCCGCCTGAGTAAAAAGAACAGTGCGGCAGTAAGTTTCGGCGTTCTGTGCAAGCTGTGAATAGTAGTCATTTATGATTCCGGCCGAAACAGGACTGCAGCTTGTAGTAAACGAGGGATATTTAATTTTGTAGGTGAACACAGGAATATCCCTGTAAACCATAGTGTCTTCAAGGGTATGGAGAGTTACTTTCTGCATCTTGGCTCCATAAGCAGTAGTTATAACAAATATATAGACCAAAAGGGCAGTTAATGCCAGAAAAAAAGAGGAATCATTATGATTCCCCTTCTCCTCCGGGCCC includes:
- a CDS encoding DUF3298 and DUF4163 domain-containing protein, producing the protein MQKVTLHTLEDTMVYRDIPVFTYKIKYPSFTTSCSPVSAGIINDYYSQLAQNAETYCRTVLFTQAAESAKYMQPGSAFNSYTFDMDYQITYNEGCLVSLFMDAYTYMGGAHGETKRTSDTWNFKSGTRMRLADFYPFTPATLYRLQQSIVRQIEERIYSSPGSYFENYKSLLLQTFHVDNFYLKPDSCVIYFQQYDIAPYSTGIPEFNIPIEISDQWSSP